In Xyrauchen texanus isolate HMW12.3.18 chromosome 13, RBS_HiC_50CHRs, whole genome shotgun sequence, a single genomic region encodes these proteins:
- the LOC127653839 gene encoding transcription factor HES-1-B-like: MPADIMEKNSSSPVAATPASMNTTPDKPKTASEHRKSSKPIMEKRRRARINESLGQLKTLILDALKKDSSRHSKLEKADILEMTVKHLRNMQRAQMTAALNTDPTVLGKYRAGFSECMNEVTRFLSTCEGVNTEVRTRLLGHLASCMTQINAMNYPTQHQIPTGPPHPTFNQPMVQIPSATQQANVVPLSGVPCKSGSSSNLTSDATKVYGGFQLVPATDGQFAFLIPNTGFAPNGPVIPVYANNSITPVPMAVSPGAPSVTSDSVWRPW, encoded by the exons ATGCCTGCCGATATCATGGAAAAAAACTCCTCTTCTCCGGTGGCCGCGACTCCGGCAAGCATGAATACTACACCTGATAAACCCAAAACGGCTTCAGAACACAGAAAG TCTTCTAAACCTATTATGGAGAAAAGAAGAAGAGCCAGAATAAACGAAAGCTTAGGGCAGCTGAAAACTTTAATCTTGGATGCTCTCAAGAAAGAT AGCTCAAGACACTCGAAACTTGAGAAGGCGGACATTCTGGAAATGACAGTGAAACATCTCAGAAACATGCAGCGTGCACAAATGACTG CTGCCCTGAACACAGATCCCACCGTTCTTGGGAAGTACAGAGCTGGATTCAGCGAGTGTATGAACGAGGTGACCCGTTTCCTATCCACCTGTGAAGGGGTCAACACCGAGGTCAGGACCCGGCTGCTCGGTCACTTAGCCAGCTGCATGACACAAATCAACGCGATGAACTATCCAACACAGCACCAGATACCCACCGGGCCTCCTCATCCAACCTTCAACCAGCCAATGGTTCAGATCCCAAGCGCAACTCAGCAAGCCAACGTGGTGCCCCTAAGCGGAGTCCCCTGCAAAAGCGGGTCTTCCTCCAACCTGACTTCTGATGCAACAAAAGTATACGGAGGTTTCCAGCTTGTGCCGGCAACGGACGGACAGTTCGCCTTTTTGATCCCCAACACTGGCTTTGCTCCAAACGGTCCTGTTATTCCAGTGTACGCCAACAATTCCATCACACCGGTTCCAATGGCCGTGTCTCCAGGCGCACCATCAGTCACATCAGATTCCGTTTGGCGGCCTTGGTAG